A stretch of Chloracidobacterium validum DNA encodes these proteins:
- the cas6e gene encoding type I-E CRISPR-associated protein Cas6/Cse3/CasE, protein MIYLSQLTLNPTNRHVFRLLRTPYHTHAAIMRAFPPGDRPAEGRHAGNGRVLFRVEPARPATGPWVTVLVQSLTAPNWEPLRAELGASLHVEQRSLEPKFRVGQQFRFRLRANPTVRCHKAEGNRKPGQRYGIYGEEPLFKWLVRKGNPPGGSNRGGFSVAKGELWMVDEGHWTAWREAPPALTEADPFQADGGAKKLEKTGQSLTIHTVLFEGRLTVTQPDAFVETLKFGIGSAKGFGCGLLSLARR, encoded by the coding sequence ATGATCTACCTCAGCCAATTGACGCTCAACCCAACCAATCGCCATGTGTTTCGGTTGCTGAGAACGCCGTACCATACGCATGCCGCGATCATGCGTGCGTTCCCGCCCGGCGACCGACCGGCCGAAGGCCGCCACGCTGGGAACGGGCGCGTTCTTTTTCGGGTCGAACCGGCGCGACCCGCGACCGGCCCGTGGGTGACGGTGCTCGTCCAGAGTCTGACGGCGCCCAACTGGGAACCGCTGCGCGCCGAACTCGGCGCCAGCCTCCACGTGGAACAACGCTCCCTCGAACCGAAGTTTCGCGTCGGTCAACAATTCCGATTCAGATTGCGCGCCAATCCGACCGTCCGTTGTCACAAGGCAGAGGGCAACCGAAAACCTGGGCAGCGGTACGGTATTTACGGTGAGGAACCGTTATTCAAGTGGCTGGTGCGGAAGGGAAATCCTCCTGGCGGAAGCAACCGGGGCGGATTTTCGGTCGCGAAGGGTGAGCTTTGGATGGTGGACGAAGGCCACTGGACGGCGTGGCGTGAAGCGCCTCCGGCCCTGACTGAAGCCGACCCTTTTCAAGCGGATGGCGGAGCAAAGAAACTTGAAAAGACCGGCCAGTCGCTCACGATCCATACGGTGTTGTTCGAGGGCCGGTTGACCGTCACCCAACCCGACGCCTTCGTGGAAACCCTGAAGTTTGGCATTGGCTCCGCCAAGGGTTTTGGCTGTGGATTGCTGTCGCTGGCTCGCAGGTAA
- a CDS encoding secondary thiamine-phosphate synthase enzyme YjbQ has protein sequence MRSLTEYLTFHLPSRVGFINITPQVESVVRRSGVKEGLVLCNSMHITSSVFINDDEAGLHHDFSVWLEKLAPFNPDPNHYHHNRTGEDNADAHLKRQIMGREVVVAITNGRLDFGPWEQIFYGEFDGQRPKRVLVKVIGE, from the coding sequence ATGAGATCACTGACGGAATACCTCACCTTTCACCTACCTTCCAGGGTGGGTTTTATCAACATAACGCCCCAGGTCGAGTCGGTCGTCCGGCGCAGCGGTGTCAAGGAAGGGCTTGTCCTGTGCAACAGCATGCACATTACGTCGAGTGTTTTCATCAACGACGATGAAGCCGGACTCCACCACGACTTTAGCGTTTGGCTGGAAAAGCTGGCGCCGTTCAACCCCGACCCCAACCACTACCACCACAACCGCACGGGTGAAGACAACGCCGATGCGCATCTCAAGCGCCAGATCATGGGCCGTGAGGTCGTCGTGGCGATTACCAACGGGCGGCTTGATTTCGGACCGTGGGAGCAGATTTTCTACGGCGAGTTTGACGGCCAGCGCCCCAAGCGGGTGCTCGTCAAAGTCATCGGCGAGTGA
- the cas5e gene encoding type I-E CRISPR-associated protein Cas5/CasD, with amino-acid sequence MTCLLIRCVAPLQSWGSRSRFQERDTEREPTKSGMIGLIGAALGRDRTASVADLAALTMAVRVDAEGVLQTDFHTIQDIDPNGRYATKTELSRRAYLADAAFLVGLEGDAGLLGRIHAALANPVWPLFLGRKSFPPGLPLYLPDGLKEEPLRTVVETYPSVVPPGGKRVIHPERVRLVVECPPGDGEPRRDVPVSFAHGARHFMTRFVTTEWIPRPPTKPVEDASA; translated from the coding sequence ATGACGTGTTTGCTCATCCGGTGTGTCGCCCCGCTGCAGTCCTGGGGGTCGCGGAGCCGGTTCCAGGAACGCGATACCGAACGCGAGCCGACCAAAAGCGGCATGATCGGTCTGATTGGCGCGGCGCTCGGCCGGGATCGAACGGCGTCAGTCGCCGATCTGGCCGCCCTCACCATGGCCGTCCGGGTGGATGCCGAAGGGGTGCTTCAAACTGATTTCCACACCATTCAGGACATCGATCCGAACGGACGCTACGCGACGAAGACTGAGCTTTCACGGCGCGCCTATCTCGCTGATGCGGCCTTTCTGGTCGGCCTGGAGGGAGATGCTGGCTTGCTTGGCCGCATCCACGCGGCGCTGGCCAATCCAGTGTGGCCGCTGTTTTTGGGAAGGAAATCGTTTCCTCCTGGACTCCCGCTCTATCTCCCTGACGGATTGAAGGAAGAACCACTCAGAACCGTGGTGGAGACCTACCCTTCGGTCGTTCCACCGGGAGGGAAGCGGGTCATCCATCCGGAACGGGTTCGACTGGTGGTGGAGTGCCCGCCCGGCGACGGTGAGCCGAGGCGCGATGTGCCGGTCAGTTTCGCCCATGGCGCGCGGCACTTCATGACCCGCTTCGTCACCACGGAATGGATTCCACGTCCACCGACCAAGCCAGTGGAGGACGCATCGGCATGA
- the cas2e gene encoding type I-E CRISPR-associated endoribonuclease Cas2e yields MLVIVVENAPPRLQGRLAIWLLEVRAGVYVGDYSVRVREYLWEQVEKAIEGGNAVMVWKAPNESGYDLRTLGPNRRIPVDYDGIKLVQFLPPPNSDDTSVSPPKET; encoded by the coding sequence ATGCTGGTCATCGTTGTTGAAAATGCGCCCCCTCGATTACAGGGACGGCTGGCAATTTGGCTTTTGGAAGTACGCGCGGGCGTTTACGTGGGCGATTATTCGGTGCGTGTCCGCGAATATCTTTGGGAGCAAGTCGAAAAAGCCATTGAGGGTGGAAACGCGGTGATGGTTTGGAAGGCGCCGAATGAATCGGGCTACGACTTGCGGACACTTGGTCCGAACCGCCGCATACCGGTTGATTACGACGGCATCAAGCTTGTTCAGTTCCTGCCTCCTCCCAACTCGGACGATACTTCCGTGAGTCCGCCAAAAGAAACCTGA
- the cas1e gene encoding type I-E CRISPR-associated endonuclease Cas1e has protein sequence MLEPPKPLQIKERISLMFIERGEIDMLDGAFVVVDKNGVRTHIPVGGVACLMLEPGTRLSHRAAQLAATTGTLLIWCGEGGVRFYSAGQPGGARSDKLLYQAKLALDDEARLKVVRKMYEMRFKEAAPAKRSIEQLRGIEGARVRAMYDLLAKQYGVVWKRRDYDYTDWNTGDLPNKCLSAATACLYGVTEAAVLAAGYAPAIGFIHTGKPLSFVYDIADIVKFETVVPVAFRVAAQDPPIPERAVRLACRDMFRKTNLLEKLIPMIEEVLAAGDMTPPTPAPESVAPAIPNPESFGDAGHRC, from the coding sequence ATGCTCGAACCACCTAAGCCGCTTCAAATCAAGGAACGCATCTCGCTGATGTTCATCGAGCGCGGTGAGATTGACATGCTCGACGGGGCGTTCGTCGTCGTGGATAAGAACGGGGTTCGGACGCATATCCCGGTTGGCGGCGTCGCCTGTCTCATGCTCGAACCCGGCACACGCCTTTCCCACCGGGCAGCTCAACTCGCCGCAACGACCGGAACACTTCTCATCTGGTGCGGCGAGGGTGGTGTCCGCTTCTACTCGGCTGGACAACCCGGTGGGGCTCGTTCTGACAAGCTTTTGTATCAGGCTAAACTGGCGCTCGACGATGAGGCCCGGCTGAAAGTTGTCCGCAAGATGTATGAAATGCGGTTCAAGGAAGCCGCGCCTGCCAAGCGTTCAATCGAACAGCTCCGTGGTATTGAGGGCGCGCGCGTCCGGGCCATGTATGACCTGCTTGCCAAGCAGTACGGCGTTGTGTGGAAGCGTCGGGACTACGACTACACCGATTGGAACACTGGCGATCTGCCGAACAAGTGCCTCAGCGCGGCGACGGCGTGCTTGTACGGTGTGACCGAGGCCGCCGTTTTGGCAGCGGGGTACGCCCCAGCCATTGGATTCATCCATACCGGGAAACCGCTTTCGTTTGTTTATGACATAGCGGACATTGTGAAATTCGAGACAGTTGTCCCGGTGGCATTTCGGGTGGCCGCACAAGATCCACCCATCCCAGAACGGGCCGTCCGACTGGCCTGTCGGGACATGTTCCGAAAAACAAACCTGCTGGAAAAGCTGATTCCAATGATTGAGGAGGTCCTTGCGGCCGGTGACATGACACCACCTACGCCAGCACCGGAGTCGGTCGCGCCTGCCATTCCCAACCCGGAGAGCTTTGGAGATGCTGGTCATCGTTGTTGA